The proteins below come from a single Chitinophaga pinensis DSM 2588 genomic window:
- a CDS encoding FAD-dependent oxidoreductase, whose translation MMKEQGSEGRQLKTLRFEADLIVTGGGLAGVCCAITAARAGIKVILVQDRPVLGGNSSSEVRLWVLGATSHMGNNNRWAREGGVVDEIMTENIWRNPDGNPLIYDTILLEKVTSEPNIRLLLNTAVFEVKKKSADVIEEVMAFCSQNSTLYELSAPLFCDASGDGIVAFLAGAAFRMGAESESEFGEQFAPSAEYGELLGHSLYFYTKDTGRPTTFVPPAYALKDITAIPRYRRINSQDQGCQFWWIEYGGRLDTVHDTETIKWELWKVVYGIWHHIKNSGLFPEASTMTLEWVGQIPGKRESRRFEGDYMLRQQDIVLQHTHPDAVAYGGWSIDLHPADGIFSEKPACNQWHSKGVYQIPYRCLYSHNVSNLFLAGRIISASHVAFGSSRVMGTSACGAQAVGMAAALCHQHQLHPRELLQDARLRELQTSLIRTGQYIPQLQLKDEQDLVTQATITASSEYVLHSLKADGDYISLDASMAQLLPLKAGNIPPITVYADVKEATVLQVSLRTSSRQSHHTPDVILQELSLPLKQGQQAVFVSLDTFLPEDHYVFVCFMQNENIRLRSSSDRISGILTVFNKTNPAVSNYGAQTPPEDIGVEAFEFWCPERRPAGKNLAMDISGGIALFSAENVRNGINRPTFQPNIWLADDGDSDPRLTLHWPEKKTIREIELVFDTDFDHPMENVIYRHPERAMPFCVNAFVICNDRNEAIMRVDDNHHSLQRIVLPEPVITSRLTIHLKGTHGNTPPGLFAVRCY comes from the coding sequence ATGATGAAAGAACAAGGCAGTGAAGGAAGACAATTAAAGACGCTCCGCTTTGAGGCAGATCTGATTGTTACCGGCGGCGGACTGGCAGGTGTTTGTTGTGCTATTACCGCTGCCCGTGCTGGTATAAAGGTCATATTGGTACAGGACAGGCCCGTACTGGGTGGTAACTCTTCCAGTGAAGTAAGGCTCTGGGTATTAGGCGCTACTTCACATATGGGCAATAATAACCGCTGGGCCCGCGAAGGGGGCGTTGTCGATGAAATCATGACGGAAAATATCTGGCGTAATCCTGATGGTAATCCGCTTATTTACGATACGATCTTACTGGAGAAAGTGACCAGTGAACCGAATATCCGGCTTTTGCTGAATACCGCCGTATTCGAAGTAAAGAAAAAGTCAGCCGATGTCATTGAGGAAGTCATGGCCTTCTGTAGTCAGAACAGCACGTTGTATGAACTGAGTGCACCGCTCTTCTGCGATGCTTCGGGAGACGGTATTGTCGCCTTTCTTGCCGGCGCAGCCTTTCGAATGGGAGCAGAAAGCGAATCAGAATTTGGTGAGCAGTTTGCTCCCAGTGCCGAATATGGCGAACTGTTAGGACATTCATTGTACTTCTATACAAAAGATACCGGTCGGCCGACCACCTTTGTGCCACCGGCTTATGCACTGAAAGATATTACTGCGATCCCCCGTTACAGGCGTATTAACAGTCAGGACCAGGGATGTCAGTTCTGGTGGATTGAATACGGTGGACGCCTGGATACGGTACACGATACAGAAACTATTAAGTGGGAGCTCTGGAAAGTGGTATATGGGATCTGGCATCATATCAAAAATTCCGGCTTATTTCCGGAAGCCAGTACCATGACCCTGGAGTGGGTAGGACAAATACCTGGGAAACGCGAAAGCAGACGTTTTGAGGGAGACTATATGTTGCGGCAGCAGGACATCGTATTACAGCATACGCATCCCGATGCGGTGGCTTACGGTGGCTGGTCTATCGACCTGCATCCGGCAGATGGTATTTTCAGTGAAAAACCCGCTTGTAATCAGTGGCATAGCAAAGGGGTTTATCAGATTCCTTACCGATGCCTTTATAGCCATAATGTGAGTAATCTATTCCTGGCAGGTCGTATCATCAGTGCTTCTCACGTTGCCTTTGGTTCCAGCAGGGTAATGGGTACGAGCGCCTGTGGTGCGCAGGCCGTCGGCATGGCAGCAGCCTTATGTCATCAGCATCAGCTACATCCGCGTGAGCTACTACAGGATGCGCGGTTAAGAGAGTTACAGACCTCCTTAATCAGAACGGGTCAGTATATTCCGCAGTTGCAGCTGAAGGATGAACAGGACCTGGTTACACAGGCTACCATCACAGCAAGTAGTGAATACGTGTTGCATAGCTTAAAGGCGGATGGCGACTATATCTCCCTGGATGCTTCTATGGCGCAATTACTGCCGCTGAAAGCAGGGAATATCCCCCCGATAACGGTATATGCAGATGTAAAGGAAGCGACGGTTTTGCAGGTTTCGTTGCGTACGAGTAGCCGTCAATCCCATCATACGCCTGATGTGATTTTGCAGGAACTATCGCTTCCACTGAAGCAGGGACAGCAGGCAGTTTTTGTATCTTTAGATACATTTCTCCCTGAAGATCATTATGTATTCGTCTGCTTTATGCAAAATGAAAATATCCGTTTGCGGAGCAGCAGTGATCGGATCAGTGGCATTCTCACCGTATTCAATAAAACAAATCCTGCTGTATCCAATTATGGCGCACAAACGCCTCCGGAGGATATCGGTGTGGAAGCCTTTGAATTCTGGTGTCCGGAACGCCGTCCGGCAGGTAAGAATCTCGCCATGGATATATCCGGAGGGATTGCACTGTTTAGCGCTGAGAATGTGCGGAACGGTATCAACCGGCCCACTTTTCAGCCGAATATCTGGCTGGCAGACGATGGTGACAGCGATCCACGCCTAACGCTGCACTGGCCGGAAAAGAAGACCATACGGGAGATAGAGCTGGTATTTGATACTGATTTTGATCATCCGATGGAAAATGTGATCTATCGTCATCCGGAAAGAGCAATGCCGTTTTGTGTAAATGCATTTGTGATCTGTAATGACCGGAACGAGGCCATTATGCGGGTAGATGATAATCACCATTCCCTGCAACGTATTGTGTTGCCGGAGCCGGTTATTACCAGCCGCCTGACGATCCACCTGAAAGGGACGCATGGAAATACGCCCCCGGGATTATTCGCCGTCAGGTGTTATTAA
- a CDS encoding GNAT family N-acetyltransferase, translating to MSIKTATTKEDLLNCKPPVLQFRTHLDPDKYLDTMQEVIEDGFRLAFITDETGKAAGIVGYRFINMLRTGKTIYIDDLFVLPEYRGKGYASQLLAHIREVATTHAVKQVHLDSGYQLHPAHRLYLNHGFILNCLHFAYAV from the coding sequence ATGTCTATCAAGACAGCCACTACAAAAGAGGATCTGCTGAACTGTAAGCCACCTGTCTTACAGTTTCGCACCCACCTCGATCCTGACAAATACCTCGATACCATGCAGGAAGTGATCGAAGACGGATTTAGACTGGCCTTTATCACGGATGAAACAGGAAAAGCAGCGGGTATTGTAGGCTACCGGTTTATCAATATGCTGCGTACCGGTAAGACGATCTACATAGATGACCTGTTTGTATTGCCGGAATACCGGGGCAAAGGATATGCGTCACAGTTACTCGCTCATATCAGGGAAGTAGCCACTACCCATGCTGTTAAACAGGTACACCTGGATAGTGGCTATCAGCTGCATCCCGCGCACAGGTTATACCTGAATCACGGATTTATATTGAATTGCCTGCATTTTGCTTATGCGGTCTGA
- a CDS encoding FMN-dependent NADH-azoreductase yields the protein MKVLHIDSSIRQERSVSKELSAFFMTTLLARFGALPVDYLDLSVDTPSHPSALFVQGNYTPPEERTPEMIAALAESEALVDRLHAADIYVIGMPMYNFSVPSYFKVFIDNIVRINRTFGKKDNHYEGLLKNKKVYIINTRGADFSAGFMQEQSMDQLQPYLERVFAFLGLHDHHFINVYPVQFSGQEARAKAIENARKTITDLVHML from the coding sequence ATGAAAGTATTACATATTGACAGCAGCATCCGGCAGGAGCGCTCAGTATCAAAGGAACTGTCTGCCTTCTTCATGACGACATTGCTTGCCAGATTCGGCGCGCTTCCTGTTGACTATCTCGACCTGTCTGTTGACACACCTTCGCATCCGTCTGCGCTCTTTGTACAGGGGAATTATACCCCGCCCGAAGAGCGGACACCAGAAATGATCGCAGCGCTGGCAGAATCGGAAGCGCTGGTAGACAGATTACATGCGGCGGATATCTACGTGATCGGTATGCCCATGTATAACTTCTCGGTGCCTTCTTATTTCAAGGTGTTTATTGATAACATCGTGCGGATTAACAGGACATTCGGCAAGAAGGACAATCATTATGAAGGCTTATTAAAAAACAAGAAAGTTTATATCATCAATACCAGGGGCGCAGACTTCTCAGCGGGCTTCATGCAGGAACAATCTATGGACCAGTTGCAGCCCTACCTGGAACGCGTTTTTGCCTTCCTCGGATTGCATGATCACCATTTCATCAATGTATATCCTGTGCAATTTTCTGGTCAGGAAGCCCGGGCAAAGGCCATAGAAAATGCAAGAAAGACAATCACCGATCTTGTTCACATGCTTTAA
- a CDS encoding carboxymuconolactone decarboxylase family protein — protein MATRTFIGKNHPELYKVMADLDKAVHAAGIDKWHHELIKIAASHFNGCAYCVDKHTQDAMALDIPVRKIVLIPVWHEATDHFTVEEQLILQLTKAVTFIHEHGIADALYDECLRVFGEDYTAKLIMAATLINTWNRIGVSFKLQPKF, from the coding sequence ATGGCGACAAGAACATTCATCGGTAAAAACCATCCTGAATTATACAAAGTGATGGCAGACCTGGACAAGGCGGTACATGCGGCAGGTATTGATAAATGGCATCATGAACTGATCAAGATCGCGGCATCACACTTCAATGGCTGCGCTTATTGTGTCGACAAACATACGCAGGACGCTATGGCCCTCGACATCCCGGTCAGGAAGATCGTACTGATCCCCGTATGGCACGAAGCCACCGATCATTTTACGGTAGAAGAGCAACTGATCCTGCAACTCACAAAAGCAGTGACCTTTATACATGAACACGGTATTGCGGATGCACTGTATGATGAATGCCTGCGGGTATTCGGAGAAGATTATACGGCCAAACTGATCATGGCGGCTACCCTGATCAATACCTGGAACCGTATAGGCGTATCTTTCAAGCTGCAACCCAAATTCTGA
- a CDS encoding PLP-dependent aminotransferase family protein, which translates to MLDTMLLHIDRQSSQAVYVQLANGLINLIRSGILKPGTRLPSIRVMAAELQIHARTVVAAYDEMAAQDWIYSKPRSGMVVAENLPDLKPRTFRTSLPAAADKSAAGADPQQQFRYVINDGFPDHRIAPVEQLIKLQRQAFYNDDVERTSMYSDSRGSFRLRKTLAEHISGSRGIAMTPDMLLLTRGAQMAIYVVAAALIKPGDEVLVGDPGYRLATAVFEQLGARITRIPVDDEGIDVDQIEMACKRKFRLLYIVPHHHHPTTVTLSAARRMKLLSLIRKHRFYTIEDDYDYEFHYVHRPILPLASAEHDGHVLYIGSVTKNLAASMRLGYLIAGEDFVSRAAQIKKVIDLRGDLLFEDALAVLFEEGIIQRHIRKSLKLYQQRRDLFCGLLEKELGDYVRFRKPDGGMAVWVQFDGRFKLSVIAARAGEQGLKMSDGTAYDPVAERLNGLRMGFASLNEREMKKVTAILRKILEQY; encoded by the coding sequence ATGCTGGATACAATGTTGCTTCATATAGACAGGCAGTCGTCACAGGCGGTGTATGTACAGCTGGCCAACGGACTGATAAACCTGATCAGGAGCGGGATACTGAAACCGGGTACCCGTTTACCCTCAATCCGGGTCATGGCAGCTGAACTGCAGATCCATGCCAGGACAGTGGTAGCCGCTTATGATGAAATGGCGGCCCAGGACTGGATCTATAGCAAACCCCGGTCGGGTATGGTCGTGGCGGAGAATCTGCCTGATCTGAAGCCCCGTACATTCCGGACCAGTTTACCGGCAGCAGCAGATAAGTCAGCGGCAGGCGCCGATCCGCAGCAACAATTCCGCTATGTGATCAACGACGGGTTTCCGGATCACCGGATTGCCCCGGTCGAACAGCTGATCAAGCTCCAGCGCCAGGCTTTCTATAACGATGATGTGGAGCGTACTTCCATGTATTCAGATAGCCGGGGGAGCTTCAGACTCAGGAAAACACTGGCGGAACATATCAGCGGCTCCAGAGGAATCGCTATGACGCCGGATATGTTATTACTGACACGTGGTGCACAGATGGCGATTTATGTGGTAGCAGCGGCCCTGATTAAACCAGGAGACGAGGTGTTGGTAGGGGATCCGGGGTACCGACTGGCAACAGCCGTATTTGAGCAATTAGGGGCCAGAATAACCCGTATTCCGGTGGATGATGAAGGCATTGACGTTGACCAGATCGAAATGGCCTGTAAGAGGAAATTCAGACTGTTATATATCGTTCCGCATCATCATCACCCGACGACGGTCACATTGAGTGCGGCCAGGAGAATGAAACTGTTGTCGCTGATCAGAAAACACCGGTTTTATACCATTGAAGATGACTATGATTACGAGTTCCATTATGTCCACCGGCCGATATTGCCACTGGCCAGCGCGGAGCATGACGGTCATGTGTTATATATAGGTTCAGTCACCAAAAACCTGGCAGCCTCCATGCGCCTGGGATATTTGATTGCAGGAGAGGATTTTGTCAGCCGGGCGGCCCAAATCAAAAAAGTGATAGATCTCCGGGGAGACCTCTTGTTTGAAGATGCCCTGGCGGTCTTGTTTGAGGAAGGCATCATACAAAGGCATATCCGTAAATCCCTGAAATTGTATCAGCAGCGAAGAGATCTTTTCTGCGGATTACTGGAAAAGGAGCTGGGGGACTATGTCCGCTTCCGGAAGCCAGATGGCGGGATGGCGGTGTGGGTACAGTTTGACGGTAGGTTTAAGCTGTCTGTGATCGCTGCCAGAGCGGGGGAGCAGGGATTAAAAATGTCTGACGGTACGGCTTATGACCCGGTAGCCGAAAGGCTGAATGGGCTGAGAATGGGGTTCGCTTCCCTGAACGAAAGAGAGATGAAAAAAGTGACGGCTATTCTAAGGAAAATACTTGAACAATATTAA
- a CDS encoding right-handed parallel beta-helix repeat-containing protein has product MKPLHLLAICSLLFLSCKKEKEKEITLPIQYEATHYYVSPGGNDANDGLSAAKPFRTIQKAADLAQPRCTVHLAGGEYKQQLEIKVSGTDIHPIVFMSDPYVPAVLTQGGENDAILTIEDQHNIYIQGIHVANLTRNNAQGILIRATPDGGVSNIVLNGVNVYNIAWTTQPTKTPGENDNAQPIIIYGEGKAQQNAVSGVSLYKCKVYNNVTGFSEAVSLDGNVDGFSIGSCEVYNNTNIGIAAIGNYGVSSTAAVDQARNGRITDNYCYDNISSYATSAGIYVDGGSKIFIARNRCKNNGYGIEVGCEENGSASDIRLLGNVMEGNQEAGMALGGYDAGTSGQVLKCLVVNNTFFQNGIAGAGGELAITKASDCKIMNNIFYGGTSLLLYGEKISPQQNNTFDYNCWFTTVAGGPLFTWAGKNYNTFDAWQSGTKQDLSSLNFDPKFASIQRNNIDLHLQTGSGLRKQANAAILSLVQPTDVFEQDLDRISFGDDYPTIGAYQK; this is encoded by the coding sequence ATGAAACCATTGCACCTACTAGCCATCTGTAGCCTGTTGTTTTTATCCTGTAAAAAGGAAAAGGAAAAGGAAATCACCCTACCTATCCAGTATGAGGCGACACACTATTACGTAAGTCCGGGCGGGAATGATGCCAACGACGGCTTATCCGCAGCTAAACCATTCAGAACCATCCAGAAAGCAGCCGATCTGGCACAACCGCGTTGCACCGTGCATCTGGCAGGGGGAGAATATAAACAGCAACTGGAGATAAAAGTGTCTGGTACTGATATTCACCCTATTGTATTCATGTCTGATCCTTATGTGCCTGCTGTGCTTACACAGGGAGGAGAAAATGATGCGATCCTTACCATAGAGGACCAGCATAATATTTACATTCAGGGCATTCATGTCGCCAATCTGACCCGCAACAATGCACAGGGTATCCTCATCAGGGCGACACCTGACGGAGGCGTGAGCAATATTGTGCTCAATGGCGTGAACGTGTATAACATTGCCTGGACCACGCAGCCGACGAAAACACCGGGAGAAAATGACAATGCGCAACCGATCATTATATACGGAGAAGGGAAAGCGCAACAGAACGCCGTATCCGGGGTCTCTTTATACAAGTGTAAAGTCTATAACAATGTGACCGGTTTCAGCGAAGCAGTCTCCCTGGATGGGAATGTCGATGGCTTCTCTATCGGTTCCTGCGAAGTCTATAACAATACAAATATTGGTATTGCTGCCATCGGCAATTATGGCGTCAGCAGCACCGCCGCTGTAGACCAGGCAAGAAACGGCAGGATCACGGATAACTACTGTTATGATAACATCTCTTCTTATGCGACCAGTGCCGGTATTTATGTAGATGGCGGCAGCAAAATCTTTATTGCCCGGAATCGTTGTAAAAACAACGGATACGGGATAGAGGTAGGTTGTGAAGAGAATGGCAGCGCCAGCGATATACGTTTATTGGGCAATGTGATGGAAGGTAACCAGGAAGCAGGTATGGCCCTGGGTGGATATGATGCAGGCACCAGCGGACAGGTACTAAAATGTCTGGTGGTGAATAATACCTTTTTTCAGAACGGTATAGCAGGTGCCGGCGGCGAACTGGCCATTACCAAAGCATCAGACTGTAAGATCATGAACAACATATTTTACGGTGGTACTTCCTTGCTGTTGTATGGAGAAAAGATCAGTCCACAGCAGAATAATACGTTTGACTACAATTGCTGGTTCACAACTGTAGCAGGTGGTCCGCTCTTTACCTGGGCAGGTAAAAACTACAACACGTTCGACGCCTGGCAGAGTGGAACAAAACAGGACCTGTCTTCCCTGAACTTTGATCCTAAGTTTGCAAGTATACAGCGCAATAATATAGATCTGCATCTGCAGACGGGAAGCGGGCTCCGGAAACAGGCGAATGCCGCCATTCTTTCCCTGGTACAGCCCACAGATGTTTTTGAACAGGATCTGGATCGTATATCCTTTGGAGACGATTATCCCACTATTGGCGCTTACCAGAAGTAA